One stretch of Anolis sagrei isolate rAnoSag1 chromosome 11, rAnoSag1.mat, whole genome shotgun sequence DNA includes these proteins:
- the DNAJC30 gene encoding dnaJ homolog subfamily C member 30, mitochondrial, which translates to MALFEAAVGLQGPSLCRGALPGLGLPLGRRWHSRNGENGGKGGFSASPKGLYEILGVSQAATQAQIKTAYYKQSFLYHPDRNAGSEEAARHFTRVNEAYLVLGSVSLRKKYDRGLLSREDLRAAKKPSGKEGPTSAPVPKRSQTFAAGQTPAKPIFDFDKFYRAHYGEQLEREQSLRERRREQQKRKEEAEKRWQMESLQEIGMAVLFLATVTLLLHLK; encoded by the coding sequence ATGGCCTTGTTTGAGGCCGCTGTGGGCCTTCAAGGGCCCAGTCTTTGCCGTGGGGCCCTGCCAGGCTTGGGCCTCCCTTTGGGCCGCCGTTGGCACTCAAGGAATGGAGAGAATGGTGGGAAAGGGGGCTTCAGTGCCTCCCCAAAGGGCTTGTATGAGATCCTGGGGGTGTCCCAGGCTGCCACTCAGGCCCAGATCAAGACGGCCTACTACAAGCAGTCTTTCCTCTACCACCCGGACCGTAACGCCGGCAGCGAGGAGGCCGCAAGGCATTTCACCCGAGTCAACGAGGCCTACCTAGTCCTGGGCAGCGTGAGCCTACGCAAGAAGTACGACCGCGGTCTTCTCAGCCGGGAGGACCTCCGCGCTGCCAAAAAACCCTCCGGGAAAGAGGGTCCAACCTCTGCCCCGGTGCCCAAGCGCAGCCAGACCTTCGCGGCTGGCCAGACCCCCGCCAAGCCCATCTTCGACTTCGACAAGTTCTACCGGGCCCACTACGGGGAGCAGTTGGAGCGGGAGCAGTCCCTGCGGGAGCGGCGGAGGGAGCAGCAGAAGCGCAAGGAGGAGGCGGAGAAGAGGTGGCAGATGGAGAGCCTGCAGGAGATTGGGATGGCTGTCCTCTTCTTGGCCACTGTGACCCTCCTCTTGCACCTCAAGTGA